One region of Chryseobacterium muglaense genomic DNA includes:
- a CDS encoding MBL fold metallo-hydrolase: protein MVYLIIFIAVIVAAYYFVMSQEVFGAESKGKRLEKILNSKNYKDKQFQNQSFTPQIAEGFSMSKVMVNFLFGKKDPLLKPLQAIPAIHTDLNKISDDEDVFIWMGHSSYFIKIDGVSFLIDPVLSTFGSPFKFFNKAFEGSDLFKPQDIPNIDYLIITHDHYDHLDFPTVKAIREKVGKAIMPLGVGAHLERWGYSEDQIIEEDWGASVDLKDGFKITFTPARHFSGRKFQRNTTLWTSYVLETPTKKLFLGGDSGYDTHFKTIGEQYGPFDFAIMENGQYNPAWKYIHALPEDVIQASLDIQAKNIIPVHSGKFALALHPWNEPLQKVTTLGKQKNLSILTPKIGEILDLNKTDNHFQNWWE, encoded by the coding sequence ATGGTTTATTTAATTATATTCATCGCTGTAATTGTTGCAGCATATTATTTTGTAATGTCTCAGGAAGTGTTTGGTGCAGAATCGAAAGGAAAACGTCTGGAGAAAATACTTAATTCTAAAAACTATAAAGATAAGCAGTTTCAGAATCAGAGCTTCACTCCTCAGATTGCGGAAGGCTTTTCTATGTCAAAAGTAATGGTCAATTTTTTATTTGGTAAAAAAGATCCGTTGTTGAAGCCTTTGCAGGCAATTCCTGCAATTCATACCGATTTAAATAAAATTTCTGATGATGAAGATGTTTTTATTTGGATGGGGCATTCTTCTTATTTCATAAAAATCGATGGTGTTTCTTTTCTTATTGATCCTGTTTTAAGCACTTTTGGTTCGCCTTTTAAATTTTTTAATAAAGCTTTTGAGGGTTCAGATTTATTTAAACCTCAAGACATCCCGAATATAGATTATTTGATAATTACGCATGATCATTATGACCATTTAGATTTTCCAACGGTAAAAGCAATTCGTGAGAAAGTAGGAAAAGCAATTATGCCTTTAGGAGTGGGAGCTCATCTTGAACGATGGGGATATTCGGAAGATCAGATTATTGAAGAAGATTGGGGCGCAAGTGTAGATTTAAAAGATGGATTTAAAATAACGTTTACTCCTGCAAGACACTTTTCGGGAAGAAAATTCCAAAGAAATACAACGTTATGGACTTCTTATGTCTTGGAAACTCCTACAAAAAAACTGTTTTTAGGTGGAGATAGCGGTTACGATACTCATTTTAAAACAATTGGTGAGCAATACGGACCATTTGATTTTGCAATCATGGAAAACGGACAATATAACCCAGCTTGGAAATACATTCACGCTTTGCCGGAAGATGTCATTCAGGCAAGTTTAGATATTCAGGCAAAAAATATTATTCCGGTACATTCAGGGAAATTTGCTTTGGCTTTACATCCCTGGAATGAACCTTTACAAAAAGTAACAACACTCGGAAAACAAAAAAATCTATCTATTCTCACTCCGAAAATCGGTGAAATTTTAGATTTAAATAAAACAGACAATCATTTTCAGAATTGGTGGGAATAG
- a CDS encoding S41 family peptidase has translation MKYFIFILLVLSFASCNSVKKYNEQRLSMISPEKLRADVDFTSQKLQEMHPNLNWYISKKELDFKFDSLKMTINKPLTPTEFYFKLQPVISKIREGHLSLKIPAKRFSKKEIKALKNKKGLFGRFEYHVVDAHLYFIENKDSIQNIKPGTELLSINGVPVANYLKKYRELISSDGYNSTFYPYYLKDVFFNFFVAEKGILDSVKIETLYEDEKQTLVLKRESKNKTEIEKEKVDKKRTAEKKMNDYVASTSSYNRNFKFLDKDSTIAYMKIKSFSRTFSDKFYKESFAKIKNAQSSNLIIDIRENYGGSLYEINQLYSYLAPEPFVLIKPSQLTSRATPLKTNYFRKSNPLQYTLKSLAYPGYFFYQTLNVYKGKDGIAYYKMKENKATKPKENAFKGKVYVLINGGSFSASSIISSKLKFDKRVILVGEETGGANDGTVAGFYSYQQLPHSKIDLPIGLLLVQPNIDFTNTQKGVVPDVEISQGVQDIIDKNDVQLNWIKAEIEKEKSLKSTD, from the coding sequence TTGAAATATTTCATCTTCATTTTATTGGTGTTAAGTTTTGCTTCATGCAATTCTGTGAAAAAATATAATGAGCAAAGACTAAGCATGATTTCTCCTGAGAAACTGCGTGCTGATGTCGATTTCACTTCTCAAAAACTTCAGGAAATGCATCCTAATTTGAATTGGTATATTTCCAAAAAAGAACTCGACTTTAAATTTGATAGTTTAAAGATGACTATCAATAAACCTTTAACGCCCACTGAGTTTTATTTTAAGTTACAACCTGTTATCAGTAAAATCCGTGAAGGTCATTTATCTTTGAAAATTCCGGCAAAAAGGTTTTCAAAAAAAGAAATTAAAGCTTTAAAGAACAAAAAAGGGCTCTTTGGAAGATTTGAATATCATGTAGTAGATGCCCATTTATATTTCATTGAAAATAAAGATTCTATTCAAAACATTAAACCGGGGACAGAGCTTTTAAGTATCAATGGAGTTCCAGTTGCAAATTATCTTAAAAAATATCGTGAACTCATAAGCAGTGACGGTTACAATTCTACTTTTTATCCTTATTATTTGAAAGATGTTTTCTTCAATTTCTTTGTTGCTGAAAAAGGAATTTTAGACAGCGTAAAAATTGAAACTCTTTATGAAGATGAAAAACAAACTCTGGTTTTAAAAAGGGAAAGCAAAAACAAAACAGAAATTGAAAAAGAGAAAGTCGATAAAAAGAGAACTGCCGAAAAAAAAATGAACGATTATGTAGCATCCACAAGCTCTTACAACAGAAACTTTAAATTTTTAGACAAAGACAGTACTATTGCTTACATGAAAATTAAAAGCTTCTCAAGAACATTTTCAGATAAATTTTATAAAGAATCTTTTGCCAAGATTAAAAACGCACAATCTTCAAACCTCATCATCGATATTCGAGAGAATTACGGAGGCTCACTGTACGAAATCAATCAGCTTTATTCTTATCTCGCCCCCGAACCTTTTGTTTTGATAAAACCATCTCAGCTTACCTCAAGAGCAACACCGCTTAAAACCAATTATTTCAGAAAATCAAATCCGTTGCAATATACTCTCAAAAGTTTGGCGTATCCTGGTTATTTCTTTTATCAGACACTGAATGTTTACAAAGGTAAAGATGGAATTGCTTATTATAAAATGAAAGAAAACAAGGCTACAAAACCTAAAGAAAATGCTTTCAAAGGGAAAGTGTATGTTTTGATTAATGGCGGAAGTTTTTCGGCATCCTCAATTATTTCTTCTAAATTAAAATTTGATAAACGAGTTATCTTGGTTGGCGAAGAAACCGGAGGTGCTAATGATGGAACGGTTGCAGGATTTTATTCTTATCAACAGCTTCCCCATTCTAAAATAGATTTGCCTATCGGGCTACTTTTGGTACAGCCCAATATTGATTTTACAAATACACAAAAAGGGGTCGTTCCAGATGTAGAAATTTCTCAAGGCGTTCAGGATATTATCGATAAAAATGATGTACAATTAAATTGGATAAAAGCCGAAATTGAAAAAGAGAAAAGTTTAAAAAGCACAGATTAA
- a CDS encoding YdcF family protein: MKNLIKTLKFAIILIISWFVIHTTYIVVDGLSDEGKKADIAIILGSKVNEDGTLSTRLEKRLETGIELYKNHRINKIMVSGGLGKEGFYEGDKMKEFLVNNSIPDSVILVDNYGNNTRLTVENTLKFQQKHKFKSIIVVSQYFHVTRTKKILKEKGFTQVESVSPRYFEWRDLYSILREFPAYYTQ, translated from the coding sequence ATGAAAAATTTAATCAAAACTTTAAAGTTTGCCATTATTTTAATTATTTCTTGGTTTGTAATTCACACAACATACATTGTCGTTGATGGATTATCTGATGAAGGTAAAAAAGCAGATATTGCAATTATCCTCGGAAGCAAAGTAAACGAAGACGGTACCTTATCTACAAGACTTGAAAAACGTCTGGAAACCGGAATTGAGCTGTACAAAAATCATCGTATTAACAAAATTATGGTCAGCGGAGGTTTGGGCAAAGAAGGTTTTTATGAAGGCGATAAAATGAAAGAATTTTTAGTTAATAATTCAATTCCAGACTCTGTAATTTTAGTTGATAATTATGGTAATAATACCCGATTAACCGTAGAAAACACTTTAAAATTTCAACAAAAACATAAGTTTAAAAGCATCATTGTCGTTTCGCAGTATTTTCATGTAACGCGTACAAAAAAAATTTTAAAAGAAAAAGGTTTTACACAGGTAGAAAGTGTAAGCCCAAGATATTTTGAGTGGCGGGATTTGTATTCTATTTTGAGAGAATTTCCGGCTTATTATACTCAATAA
- a CDS encoding GreA/GreB family elongation factor has translation MSEQIILTTGVYDLIKDHLRRKKTTAEEEKILLAQLRNAKQVLRRDLPKDVVTINCEVKIKDSSHPQEQKFVIVSEDKAKVKKGKYSVLSNIVLAIVGNKEGEIIDWPFENGDRKIEILSVEHIN, from the coding sequence ATGTCAGAACAGATTATTTTAACCACAGGAGTATATGATTTAATAAAAGACCATTTAAGAAGAAAAAAAACAACTGCTGAAGAAGAAAAAATACTTCTCGCACAATTAAGAAACGCAAAGCAGGTTTTACGACGTGACTTACCAAAAGATGTTGTAACCATCAATTGTGAAGTTAAAATAAAAGATTCTTCACATCCTCAAGAACAAAAATTTGTGATTGTTTCTGAGGATAAGGCAAAAGTGAAAAAAGGAAAATATTCTGTATTGTCTAATATTGTACTAGCAATTGTAGGAAATAAAGAAGGTGAAATTATCGATTGGCCTTTTGAAAATGGAGATAGGAAAATTGAAATTCTTAGTGTAGAACACATCAATTAA
- a CDS encoding RNA polymerase sigma factor: protein MTSQQEFITKIEKHKGIIFKISKMYMDDKDDRDDLFQEITYQVWKAYPKFKGESEFSTWLYRIALNTAIIFLKSEKKRSFIANEDFSNYKIVEDEYDHEKEEKLAEMYKAINQLNPIDKAFIFYYLEDFSGKQISDQMGISEGNVRVKMNRAKNKLKDILNNK from the coding sequence ATGACCTCACAACAAGAATTTATTACCAAAATCGAAAAGCATAAAGGAATCATTTTTAAGATTTCTAAAATGTATATGGATGATAAAGATGACCGCGATGATCTTTTTCAGGAGATTACGTATCAGGTCTGGAAAGCATATCCAAAATTTAAAGGTGAAAGTGAATTTTCAACCTGGCTCTACAGAATCGCACTGAATACAGCAATTATTTTCTTGAAATCTGAAAAGAAAAGAAGTTTTATAGCCAATGAAGATTTTTCGAATTATAAAATTGTTGAGGATGAATACGACCATGAAAAAGAAGAGAAGCTTGCAGAAATGTATAAAGCCATCAATCAGCTAAATCCTATAGATAAAGCATTTATTTTCTACTACCTGGAAGATTTTTCTGGAAAACAAATTTCCGATCAGATGGGAATTTCTGAAGGAAATGTAAGAGTCAAAATGAATCGCGCCAAAAATAAACTGAAAGATATTTTAAATAATAAATAA
- a CDS encoding IS5 family transposase: protein MLGKIKPDLQQNLFKTRLTELINMEHPLVKLANEISWDEMEAEFEKLFSQGGRPSIAIRKIAGMLLLKEMFKESDETVVERWIENAYWQYFTGEDFFQTQQPFDPSNFVHFRKRIGEKGLEFLLGQSVSLHPKAKTEDEVQIDTTVQEKNITFPTDSKLAKKVIDNCVKIAEKEGVIQRQSYKRVSKQLLRDAYFGHHPRRQKKAKMARKKLRTIGKRVLRELERKLPSTILKDYEEVFRIYLKALTQERNTKDKIYSLHEPQVACIAKGKSGKAYEFGTKVAVVRGRKTGVISSIKRFSGNPHDSKTLEESLAQSERVRKSVGGTRPKKVSTDRGFRGIKLVEGTVILLPTKKEKTKYEQQVARLRFRARAAIEPCISHLKRNHSLGLNFLKGVAGDINNALLAGIGYNLKMRLNQIKEQIILWLEILLRTFLCKYNFQNEKRAF from the coding sequence ATGTTAGGTAAAATAAAACCAGATTTACAGCAAAATTTATTCAAGACCAGACTTACCGAACTCATTAATATGGAGCATCCGTTGGTAAAATTGGCAAACGAGATTTCTTGGGACGAGATGGAGGCAGAGTTTGAAAAACTATTTTCACAAGGCGGAAGACCTTCTATTGCTATCCGTAAAATAGCAGGAATGCTTTTACTTAAGGAAATGTTTAAAGAAAGCGACGAAACGGTTGTAGAAAGATGGATTGAGAATGCGTATTGGCAATATTTTACGGGCGAAGATTTTTTTCAGACCCAGCAGCCTTTTGATCCGAGCAATTTTGTACACTTTAGAAAGAGAATTGGCGAGAAGGGGTTAGAATTCCTTTTAGGACAAAGCGTTTCTCTTCATCCTAAAGCCAAAACAGAAGATGAAGTTCAGATTGACACTACGGTTCAGGAGAAGAATATTACCTTTCCTACGGATTCAAAATTGGCAAAAAAAGTAATAGACAATTGCGTAAAAATAGCTGAAAAAGAAGGGGTAATTCAAAGACAAAGTTATAAAAGAGTAAGCAAACAATTATTGCGAGATGCTTATTTTGGGCACCATCCGAGAAGACAGAAGAAGGCAAAAATGGCAAGGAAGAAACTCAGAACCATTGGCAAAAGAGTGCTTCGGGAATTGGAAAGAAAACTTCCTTCAACTATTTTGAAAGACTACGAAGAAGTTTTTAGAATTTACCTCAAAGCACTCACTCAAGAACGCAATACGAAAGACAAGATTTACAGTCTTCACGAACCTCAAGTGGCTTGTATTGCGAAAGGAAAATCGGGAAAGGCATACGAGTTTGGGACAAAAGTGGCGGTAGTTCGAGGAAGGAAAACAGGGGTCATCAGTTCCATAAAAAGATTTTCAGGCAATCCTCACGATAGCAAAACATTGGAAGAATCATTAGCACAAAGTGAGCGAGTAAGAAAATCCGTTGGAGGAACAAGACCTAAGAAAGTGAGTACAGACCGAGGTTTTAGAGGAATAAAATTAGTAGAAGGAACGGTAATTTTGCTTCCCACCAAAAAAGAAAAAACAAAATATGAGCAACAAGTTGCAAGATTGAGATTCCGAGCAAGAGCAGCGATAGAGCCTTGTATCTCCCATCTAAAAAGAAACCACTCCTTAGGATTAAACTTCCTTAAAGGAGTAGCTGGAGATATTAATAATGCCTTATTAGCAGGCATCGGATACAATCTGAAGATGAGATTGAACCAAATTAAAGAGCAAATCATTCTTTGGCTCGAAATTCTTCTCCGAACTTTTTTATGCAAGTATAATTTTCAAAATGAGAAACGAGCTTTTTAA
- a CDS encoding alpha/beta fold hydrolase: MPYLTKQNSKNFELYYEDFGSGQPIILIHGWPLSGKSWELQIPVLLDLGYRVITYDRKGFGKSSPTLDGYDYDGLTADLHELITQLELKNVILFGFSMGGGEVVRYLTNYGSENVDKIALISSIIPLVKQKDDNPHGVSEEELFGILTSLKTDRVTFLESFHKNFYNYGLLSQKVSQKQLDFDWSIASKASPIATIKCAESWANTDFRPELANVNVKTLIVHGDDDQIVPIETAGKQAAAGIANNDFVIIEGAPHGLNVTHADYLNEILTRFLTEN, from the coding sequence ATGCCATACCTTACAAAACAAAACAGCAAAAATTTTGAACTTTATTACGAAGATTTTGGTTCCGGACAACCCATTATTTTAATTCACGGTTGGCCGTTGAGCGGAAAATCTTGGGAACTACAGATTCCTGTACTTTTAGATTTAGGATACAGAGTCATTACTTACGACAGAAAAGGTTTCGGAAAATCTTCGCCTACTTTAGATGGTTATGATTATGACGGATTGACTGCAGATTTACACGAATTAATCACTCAATTAGAATTAAAAAACGTTATTCTTTTTGGGTTTTCCATGGGTGGCGGCGAAGTTGTACGTTATTTAACCAATTACGGTTCAGAAAATGTAGATAAAATAGCTTTGATTTCATCCATCATTCCTTTGGTAAAACAGAAAGATGACAATCCGCATGGCGTTTCTGAAGAAGAACTTTTTGGAATTTTAACAAGTTTAAAAACTGACAGAGTGACTTTCCTAGAAAGTTTCCACAAAAATTTTTACAATTACGGATTGCTTTCACAAAAAGTCAGTCAAAAACAACTCGATTTCGATTGGAGTATTGCTTCAAAAGCTTCTCCTATTGCAACAATAAAATGTGCTGAAAGTTGGGCAAATACAGACTTTCGACCAGAATTAGCCAATGTAAATGTAAAAACGCTTATTGTACATGGTGACGATGATCAGATTGTTCCCATAGAAACCGCAGGTAAACAAGCAGCAGCAGGAATTGCAAATAACGATTTTGTCATTATTGAAGGTGCTCCCCACGGATTAAATGTTACTCATGCAGATTATTTAAATGAAATTTTAA